Proteins encoded together in one Temnothorax longispinosus isolate EJ_2023e chromosome 5, Tlon_JGU_v1, whole genome shotgun sequence window:
- the Stj gene encoding voltage-dependent calcium channel subunit straightjacket isoform X2: MRPCFIPVVVVLILIEALDRSDSISHNIVKGWADKLGFELSQLGKLVTNVDKFEDSYKSADITPRDGSALVREIAKDIKAMMELKISAIKRIMDVAETSAQSSPDVDPPETYEFINTKNITIDLEKSLHFGGDVNLDMSAVHVPTNVYERASSVIRAIKWSETLDRTFISNYELDPSLSWQYFGSATGFMRQYPAISWPMEQVDLFDCRTRSWYIEAATSPKDILILMDTSGSMTGMRREIAKHVINNILDTLGNNDFVNIITFSNETKEVVPCFSNTLVQANLANIRELKRAISDLNTEQIANFSLALTTAFQLLETFRDEQLKGARCNQAIMLITDGVPYNYKEIFEEYNWKGLDDPSKADMPVRVFTYLIGREVADVREVQWMACANRGFYVHLCTPAEVREEVLKYVPVMARPLVLGRTDHPTIWTPVYADVTDPKMTDWMWEQHESEEQKELVFWFNRRKKYPNMEEQDRRYVKKQKRWYDQTSGLQKYKLMTSVSMPVFDRRENANITRQVLVNEYWVTETRETMIANLLGVAGTDVSIEEIQKLMIPHMLGVNGYAFIVTNNGFILIHPDLRPVFQGILKPAYNSVDMAEVELVDNDKGPRDFANGLIVMRNKVVNQTTGNSILYTKYHYDDMKRVGRVKRKYDYMGITDTPFTVVVSLPEHDSENYRVHAIEEIHRSHAKDYFAGSNWRVHPDWMYCKYHYEGEHRFNSSELQLLHFLERTRLPGWKWIDLKQRSPPPEHTAASPSHNSLPNSYKADRNSYYCDRNLLLSLVYDAKATEWFAQQIPPNPSTKDPTEPLARLMNQMTRQQFKQRFGVVLAFMATHSGLTRWQDILPLDEGTLPEDHFSNLYPHAIDEVWYKRAVEQYYVDPDSFVFSVPIDDEGADNTTLVTASRAVFIKKKAPAVVVGFQFQHTALQALLQNITFNCDGNCDGNKHCGDVWACYLIDNNGYIIAAGDKTSNAGKFFGDVRGPIMSSLVKDGVFERIRIFDYQAVCFKSPPTNNAGNILLTPWKHFLRALSWMVGQAAWAWAKMGILESDDAEVYSYVSDDESAVHEDYHEGDDKLPPLEPNYERLYFDRTVVMNRTRPEVCDQEVYLYLRNVSFNAFDKDVDENCEQRWYMVQPVTNTSMLLVVVNNNCGETKFPTLSINPEEVIYENNTLVCQKALAGLERERPESCIRWHSRESEITEHQCGLATSTRSNLFLLMLLLMCALAGKSTFLLG, encoded by the exons ATGAGGCCCTGCTTCATAcctgtcgtcgtcgtcctgaTCCTGATCGAGGCACTCGACCGTAGCGACAGCATCTCCCATAATAT TGTGAAAGGATGGGCGGACAAGCTAGGATTCGAGCTCTCGCAGTTGGGAAAATTGGTGACGAACGTGGACAAGTTCGAGGACAGCTATAAGTCGGCGGACATCACGCCACGTGACGGAAGTGCTCTCGTCCGCGAGATCGCTAAGGACATCAAGGCTATGATGGAGTTGAAGATCTCGGCTATCAAG AGGATAATGGACGTGGCTGAAACGTCGGCGCAATCATCCCCCGATGTTGATCCGCCGGAAACCTACGAGTTCATCAATACGAAGAACATCACCATCGACCTCGAGAAGAGTCTTCACTTTGGTGGCGACGTGAATCTCGATATGTCAGCGGTGCACGTGCCCACGAACGTGTATGAACGCGCTTCGAGTGTCATCCGGGCGATTAAGTGGTCCGAGACGCTTGATCGCACTTTCATCAGCAATTACGAGCTGGACCCGTCGTTGTCCTGGCAATACTTCGGCAGCGCGACCGGTTTCATGCGTCAATATCCTGCCATAAGTTGGCCCATGGAGCAGGTGGATTTGTTCGACTGCAGAACGAGGAGCTGGTACATCGAAGCGGCTACCAGTCCGAAAGATATTCTCATCCTGATGGACACGTCCGGTAGTATGACCGGTATGCGGCGGGAGATCGCCAAGCATGTGATAAACAACATCCTTGACACTCTCGGTAACAATGATTTCGTCAACATCATTACATTCTCCAACGAGACTAAAGAG GTAGTGCCGTGCTTCAGTAATACCTTGGTCCAAGCTAATCTGGCGAATATACGAGAGTTGAAGCGAGCCATCTCGGATCTCAATACGGAGCAGATTGCCAACTTCTCTCTGGCTTTGACGACCGCTTTTCAATTGCTCGAAACATTCCGCGACGAGCAATTGAAGGGTGCTAGATGCAATCAAGCAATCATGCTGATCACCGACGGCGTACCATACAACTACAAGGAGATCTTTGAGGAGTATAACTGGAAGGGTCTGGACGACCCTTCGAAGGCCGATATGCCTGTCAGAGTATTCACCTATCTGATCGGTCGGGAGGTGGCAGATGTCCGGGAGGTGCAGTGGATGGCTTGCGCCAATAGAGGATTCTACGTACATTTATGCACCCCGGCGGAAGTCAGAGAAGAG GTGTTGAAATATGTGCCGGTGATGGCGAGGCCCTTGGTATTGGGCCGTACAGATCATCCGACCATCTGGACACCCGTCTACGCCGACGTGACGGATCCGAAAATGACCGACTGGATGTGGGAGCAGCACGAAAGTGAGGAGCAGAAGGAGCTTGTCTTCTGGTTTAACAGGAGAAAGAAGTACCCCAACATGGAGGAACAGGATCGGCGATACGTGAAGAAGCAGAAGCGGTGGTACGATCAGACCAGCGGGTTGCAAAAATACAAACTAATGACCTCGGTCAGCATGCCAGTGTTTGATCGACGTGAAAACGCG AACATCACAAGGCAGGTGCTGGTGAACGAATACTGGGTGACAGAAACAAGAGAG ACGATGATTGCCAATCTCCTTGGTGTCGCTGGCACGGACGTATCGATCGAAGAAATCCAGAAATTGATGATTCCACACATG CTCGGCGTCAACGGTTATGCCTTTATCGTGACCAACAATGGTTTCATCCTGATTCATCCCGATCTTCGACCAGTG TTCCAGGGTATTTTAAAGCCGGCATATAATAGCGTCGATATGGCAGAAGTTGAGCTAGTGGATAACGATAAGGGCCCCAGAGATTTCGCCAACGGACTCATTgtg ATGCGTAACAAAGTGGTGAATCAGACGACTGGTAATTCGATCCTTTACACAAAGTATCATTACGATGACATG AAACGTGTCGGCAGAGTAAAGAGAAAATACGATTACATGGGAATAACGGACACTCCATTCACAGTAGTGGTCAGTTTGCCCGAGCACGATTCTGAAAATTACCGCGTGCACGCTATCGAGGAGATACATCGATCTCACGCTAAAG ATTACTTTGCGGGTAGTAACTGGCGGGTGCACCCCGATTGGATGTATTGCAA GTATCACTACGAGGGTGAACACAGGTTCAATTCCTCGGAGTTGCAGCTCCTACATTTTCTGGAGCGTACCCGCCTACCAGGCTGGAAGTGGATCGACTTGAAGCAACGATCCCCACCGCCGGAACACACCGCTGCGAGTCCTAGTCATAACTCTCTTC CTAATTCCTACAAGGCCGACAGGAACTCGTACTATTGCGACAGGAATCTGCTGCTCAGTCTGGTATACGATGCTAAGGCAACCGAGTGGTTCGCCCAGCAAATCCCACCGAATCCCAGCACCAAGGATCCAACAGA ACCTTTAGCTAGGCTGATGAATCAGATGACCAG GCAGCAGTTCAAACAACGCTTCGGGGTGGTCCTGGCGTTTATGGCCACGCATAGCGGACTGACCAGGTGGCAAGATATTCTCCCATTAGATGAGGGTACGCTGCCGGAGGATCATTTCAGTAACCTGTATCCTCATGCTATTGATGAAGTATGGTATAAGCGAGCGGTCGAGCAGTACTACGTAGACCCAGACAGTTTCGTTTTTTCCGTGCCGATCGATGATGAAGGTGCCGACAACACCACTCTAGTCACTGCCAGCCGTGCTGTATTTATCA AAAAGAAGGCGCCAGCCGTAGTGGTCGGCTTCCAATTCCAGCACACTGCCTTGCAAGCGCTTCTCCAGAATATAACGTTTAATTGTGACGGTAATTGCGATGGTAATAAGCACTGCGGCGACGTCTGGGCATGTTATCTTATTGACAATAACGGCTACATAATCGCTGCCGGGGACAAGACAAGCAACGCCGGTAAATTTTTCGGCGATGTCAGAGGTCCGATAATGAGCAGCTTAGTCAAAGATGGTGTTTTTGAGAGAATAAGGATCTTTGATTATCAGGCGGTATGCTTCAAGAGTCCGCCAACCAACAACGCCGGCAACATTCTTCTCACT CCATGGAAGCATTTCCTGAGAGCATTGTCGTGGATGGTTGGTCAAGCCGCTTGGGCTTGGGCGAAGATGGGCATATTGGAATCTGATGACGCGGAAGTGTATAGCTACGTTAGCGACGATGAATCAGCCGTTCACGAGGATTATCACGAGGGCGACGACAAACTTCCGCCGCTTGAGCCAAATTACGAGAGATTATACTTTGACCGAACTGTTGTGATGAACCGTACACGCCCGGAAGTTTGCGATCAAGAG GTGTACTTGTATCTACGCAACGTCTCGTTCAATGCATTCGATAAAGACGTGGATGAAAATTGCGAGCAGCGATGGTATATGGTGCAGCCGGTGACTAATACCAGCATGTTGTTGGTAGTGGTAAACAACAACTGTGGCGAAACAAAGTTCCCGACACTCAGCATTAACCCCGAGGAAGTGATCTACGAGAATAACACGCTAGTCTGCCAAAAGGCGCTTGCCGGCCTTGAGCGAGAGCGACCAGAGTCCTGTATACGGTGGCATTCTCGCGAGAGCGAGATCACGGAGCATCAGTGTGGCTTGGCGACAAGCACCAGATCGAACCTGTTCCTTTTGATGTTGTTGCTAATGTGCGCGCTAGCCGGAAAAAGTACCTTCCTCCTCGGCTAA
- the Stj gene encoding voltage-dependent calcium channel subunit straightjacket isoform X1 — protein sequence MRPCFIPVVVVLILIEALDRSDSISHNIVKGWADKLGFELSQLGKLVTNVDKFEDSYKSADITPRDGSALVREIAKDIKAMMELKISAIKRIMDVAETSAQSSPDVDPPETYEFINTKNITIDLEKSLHFGGDVNLDMSAVHVPTNVYERASSVIRAIKWSETLDRTFISNYELDPSLSWQYFGSATGFMRQYPAISWPMEQVDLFDCRTRSWYIEAATSPKDILILMDTSGSMTGMRREIAKHVINNILDTLGNNDFVNIITFSNETKEVVPCFSNTLVQANLANIRELKRAISDLNTEQIANFSLALTTAFQLLETFRDEQLKGARCNQAIMLITDGVPYNYKEIFEEYNWKGLDDPSKADMPVRVFTYLIGREVADVREVQWMACANRGFYVHLCTPAEVREEVLKYVPVMARPLVLGRTDHPTIWTPVYADVTDPKMTDWMWEQHESEEQKELVFWFNRRKKYPNMEEQDRRYVKKQKRWYDQTSGLQKYKLMTSVSMPVFDRRENANITRQVLVNEYWVTETRETMIANLLGVAGTDVSIEEIQKLMIPHMLGVNGYAFIVTNNGFILIHPDLRPVFQGILKPAYNSVDMAEVELVDNDKGPRDFANGLIVMRNKVVNQTTGNSILYTKYHYDDMKRVGRVKRKYDYMGITDTPFTVVVSLPEHDSENYRVHAIEEIHRSHAKGKNVTDYFAGSNWRVHPDWMYCKYHYEGEHRFNSSELQLLHFLERTRLPGWKWIDLKQRSPPPEHTAASPSHNSLPNSYKADRNSYYCDRNLLLSLVYDAKATEWFAQQIPPNPSTKDPTEPLARLMNQMTRQQFKQRFGVVLAFMATHSGLTRWQDILPLDEGTLPEDHFSNLYPHAIDEVWYKRAVEQYYVDPDSFVFSVPIDDEGADNTTLVTASRAVFIKKKAPAVVVGFQFQHTALQALLQNITFNCDGNCDGNKHCGDVWACYLIDNNGYIIAAGDKTSNAGKFFGDVRGPIMSSLVKDGVFERIRIFDYQAVCFKSPPTNNAGNILLTPWKHFLRALSWMVGQAAWAWAKMGILESDDAEVYSYVSDDESAVHEDYHEGDDKLPPLEPNYERLYFDRTVVMNRTRPEVCDQEVYLYLRNVSFNAFDKDVDENCEQRWYMVQPVTNTSMLLVVVNNNCGETKFPTLSINPEEVIYENNTLVCQKALAGLERERPESCIRWHSRESEITEHQCGLATSTRSNLFLLMLLLMCALAGKSTFLLG from the exons ATGAGGCCCTGCTTCATAcctgtcgtcgtcgtcctgaTCCTGATCGAGGCACTCGACCGTAGCGACAGCATCTCCCATAATAT TGTGAAAGGATGGGCGGACAAGCTAGGATTCGAGCTCTCGCAGTTGGGAAAATTGGTGACGAACGTGGACAAGTTCGAGGACAGCTATAAGTCGGCGGACATCACGCCACGTGACGGAAGTGCTCTCGTCCGCGAGATCGCTAAGGACATCAAGGCTATGATGGAGTTGAAGATCTCGGCTATCAAG AGGATAATGGACGTGGCTGAAACGTCGGCGCAATCATCCCCCGATGTTGATCCGCCGGAAACCTACGAGTTCATCAATACGAAGAACATCACCATCGACCTCGAGAAGAGTCTTCACTTTGGTGGCGACGTGAATCTCGATATGTCAGCGGTGCACGTGCCCACGAACGTGTATGAACGCGCTTCGAGTGTCATCCGGGCGATTAAGTGGTCCGAGACGCTTGATCGCACTTTCATCAGCAATTACGAGCTGGACCCGTCGTTGTCCTGGCAATACTTCGGCAGCGCGACCGGTTTCATGCGTCAATATCCTGCCATAAGTTGGCCCATGGAGCAGGTGGATTTGTTCGACTGCAGAACGAGGAGCTGGTACATCGAAGCGGCTACCAGTCCGAAAGATATTCTCATCCTGATGGACACGTCCGGTAGTATGACCGGTATGCGGCGGGAGATCGCCAAGCATGTGATAAACAACATCCTTGACACTCTCGGTAACAATGATTTCGTCAACATCATTACATTCTCCAACGAGACTAAAGAG GTAGTGCCGTGCTTCAGTAATACCTTGGTCCAAGCTAATCTGGCGAATATACGAGAGTTGAAGCGAGCCATCTCGGATCTCAATACGGAGCAGATTGCCAACTTCTCTCTGGCTTTGACGACCGCTTTTCAATTGCTCGAAACATTCCGCGACGAGCAATTGAAGGGTGCTAGATGCAATCAAGCAATCATGCTGATCACCGACGGCGTACCATACAACTACAAGGAGATCTTTGAGGAGTATAACTGGAAGGGTCTGGACGACCCTTCGAAGGCCGATATGCCTGTCAGAGTATTCACCTATCTGATCGGTCGGGAGGTGGCAGATGTCCGGGAGGTGCAGTGGATGGCTTGCGCCAATAGAGGATTCTACGTACATTTATGCACCCCGGCGGAAGTCAGAGAAGAG GTGTTGAAATATGTGCCGGTGATGGCGAGGCCCTTGGTATTGGGCCGTACAGATCATCCGACCATCTGGACACCCGTCTACGCCGACGTGACGGATCCGAAAATGACCGACTGGATGTGGGAGCAGCACGAAAGTGAGGAGCAGAAGGAGCTTGTCTTCTGGTTTAACAGGAGAAAGAAGTACCCCAACATGGAGGAACAGGATCGGCGATACGTGAAGAAGCAGAAGCGGTGGTACGATCAGACCAGCGGGTTGCAAAAATACAAACTAATGACCTCGGTCAGCATGCCAGTGTTTGATCGACGTGAAAACGCG AACATCACAAGGCAGGTGCTGGTGAACGAATACTGGGTGACAGAAACAAGAGAG ACGATGATTGCCAATCTCCTTGGTGTCGCTGGCACGGACGTATCGATCGAAGAAATCCAGAAATTGATGATTCCACACATG CTCGGCGTCAACGGTTATGCCTTTATCGTGACCAACAATGGTTTCATCCTGATTCATCCCGATCTTCGACCAGTG TTCCAGGGTATTTTAAAGCCGGCATATAATAGCGTCGATATGGCAGAAGTTGAGCTAGTGGATAACGATAAGGGCCCCAGAGATTTCGCCAACGGACTCATTgtg ATGCGTAACAAAGTGGTGAATCAGACGACTGGTAATTCGATCCTTTACACAAAGTATCATTACGATGACATG AAACGTGTCGGCAGAGTAAAGAGAAAATACGATTACATGGGAATAACGGACACTCCATTCACAGTAGTGGTCAGTTTGCCCGAGCACGATTCTGAAAATTACCGCGTGCACGCTATCGAGGAGATACATCGATCTCACGCTAAAG GGAAAAACGTGACAGATTACTTTGCGGGTAGTAACTGGCGGGTGCACCCCGATTGGATGTATTGCAA GTATCACTACGAGGGTGAACACAGGTTCAATTCCTCGGAGTTGCAGCTCCTACATTTTCTGGAGCGTACCCGCCTACCAGGCTGGAAGTGGATCGACTTGAAGCAACGATCCCCACCGCCGGAACACACCGCTGCGAGTCCTAGTCATAACTCTCTTC CTAATTCCTACAAGGCCGACAGGAACTCGTACTATTGCGACAGGAATCTGCTGCTCAGTCTGGTATACGATGCTAAGGCAACCGAGTGGTTCGCCCAGCAAATCCCACCGAATCCCAGCACCAAGGATCCAACAGA ACCTTTAGCTAGGCTGATGAATCAGATGACCAG GCAGCAGTTCAAACAACGCTTCGGGGTGGTCCTGGCGTTTATGGCCACGCATAGCGGACTGACCAGGTGGCAAGATATTCTCCCATTAGATGAGGGTACGCTGCCGGAGGATCATTTCAGTAACCTGTATCCTCATGCTATTGATGAAGTATGGTATAAGCGAGCGGTCGAGCAGTACTACGTAGACCCAGACAGTTTCGTTTTTTCCGTGCCGATCGATGATGAAGGTGCCGACAACACCACTCTAGTCACTGCCAGCCGTGCTGTATTTATCA AAAAGAAGGCGCCAGCCGTAGTGGTCGGCTTCCAATTCCAGCACACTGCCTTGCAAGCGCTTCTCCAGAATATAACGTTTAATTGTGACGGTAATTGCGATGGTAATAAGCACTGCGGCGACGTCTGGGCATGTTATCTTATTGACAATAACGGCTACATAATCGCTGCCGGGGACAAGACAAGCAACGCCGGTAAATTTTTCGGCGATGTCAGAGGTCCGATAATGAGCAGCTTAGTCAAAGATGGTGTTTTTGAGAGAATAAGGATCTTTGATTATCAGGCGGTATGCTTCAAGAGTCCGCCAACCAACAACGCCGGCAACATTCTTCTCACT CCATGGAAGCATTTCCTGAGAGCATTGTCGTGGATGGTTGGTCAAGCCGCTTGGGCTTGGGCGAAGATGGGCATATTGGAATCTGATGACGCGGAAGTGTATAGCTACGTTAGCGACGATGAATCAGCCGTTCACGAGGATTATCACGAGGGCGACGACAAACTTCCGCCGCTTGAGCCAAATTACGAGAGATTATACTTTGACCGAACTGTTGTGATGAACCGTACACGCCCGGAAGTTTGCGATCAAGAG GTGTACTTGTATCTACGCAACGTCTCGTTCAATGCATTCGATAAAGACGTGGATGAAAATTGCGAGCAGCGATGGTATATGGTGCAGCCGGTGACTAATACCAGCATGTTGTTGGTAGTGGTAAACAACAACTGTGGCGAAACAAAGTTCCCGACACTCAGCATTAACCCCGAGGAAGTGATCTACGAGAATAACACGCTAGTCTGCCAAAAGGCGCTTGCCGGCCTTGAGCGAGAGCGACCAGAGTCCTGTATACGGTGGCATTCTCGCGAGAGCGAGATCACGGAGCATCAGTGTGGCTTGGCGACAAGCACCAGATCGAACCTGTTCCTTTTGATGTTGTTGCTAATGTGCGCGCTAGCCGGAAAAAGTACCTTCCTCCTCGGCTAA
- the Stj gene encoding voltage-dependent calcium channel subunit straightjacket isoform X4: MRPCFIPVVVVLILIEALDRSDSISHNIVKGWADKLGFELSQLGKLVTNVDKFEDSYKSADITPRDGSALVREIAKDIKAMMELKISAIKRIMDVAETSAQSSPDVDPPETYEFINTKNITIDLEKSLHFGGDVNLDMSAVHVPTNVYERASSVIRAIKWSETLDRTFISNYELDPSLSWQYFGSATGFMRQYPAISWPMEQVDLFDCRTRSWYIEAATSPKDILILMDTSGSMTGMRREIAKHVINNILDTLGNNDFVNIITFSNETKEVVPCFSNTLVQANLANIRELKRAISDLNTEQIANFSLALTTAFQLLETFRDEQLKGARCNQAIMLITDGVPYNYKEIFEEYNWKGLDDPSKADMPVRVFTYLIGREVADVREVQWMACANRGFYVHLCTPAEVREEVLKYVPVMARPLVLGRTDHPTIWTPVYADVTDPKMTDWMWEQHESEEQKELVFWFNRRKKYPNMEEQDRRYVKKQKRWYDQTSGLQKYKLMTSVSMPVFDRRENATMIANLLGVAGTDVSIEEIQKLMIPHMLGVNGYAFIVTNNGFILIHPDLRPVFQGILKPAYNSVDMAEVELVDNDKGPRDFANGLIVMRNKVVNQTTGNSILYTKYHYDDMKRVGRVKRKYDYMGITDTPFTVVVSLPEHDSENYRVHAIEEIHRSHAKGKNVTDYFAGSNWRVHPDWMYCKYHYEGEHRFNSSELQLLHFLERTRLPGWKWIDLKQRSPPPEHTAASPSHNSLPNSYKADRNSYYCDRNLLLSLVYDAKATEWFAQQIPPNPSTKDPTEPLARLMNQMTRQQFKQRFGVVLAFMATHSGLTRWQDILPLDEGTLPEDHFSNLYPHAIDEVWYKRAVEQYYVDPDSFVFSVPIDDEGADNTTLVTASRAVFIKKKAPAVVVGFQFQHTALQALLQNITFNCDGNCDGNKHCGDVWACYLIDNNGYIIAAGDKTSNAGKFFGDVRGPIMSSLVKDGVFERIRIFDYQAVCFKSPPTNNAGNILLTPWKHFLRALSWMVGQAAWAWAKMGILESDDAEVYSYVSDDESAVHEDYHEGDDKLPPLEPNYERLYFDRTVVMNRTRPEVCDQEVYLYLRNVSFNAFDKDVDENCEQRWYMVQPVTNTSMLLVVVNNNCGETKFPTLSINPEEVIYENNTLVCQKALAGLERERPESCIRWHSRESEITEHQCGLATSTRSNLFLLMLLLMCALAGKSTFLLG; this comes from the exons ATGAGGCCCTGCTTCATAcctgtcgtcgtcgtcctgaTCCTGATCGAGGCACTCGACCGTAGCGACAGCATCTCCCATAATAT TGTGAAAGGATGGGCGGACAAGCTAGGATTCGAGCTCTCGCAGTTGGGAAAATTGGTGACGAACGTGGACAAGTTCGAGGACAGCTATAAGTCGGCGGACATCACGCCACGTGACGGAAGTGCTCTCGTCCGCGAGATCGCTAAGGACATCAAGGCTATGATGGAGTTGAAGATCTCGGCTATCAAG AGGATAATGGACGTGGCTGAAACGTCGGCGCAATCATCCCCCGATGTTGATCCGCCGGAAACCTACGAGTTCATCAATACGAAGAACATCACCATCGACCTCGAGAAGAGTCTTCACTTTGGTGGCGACGTGAATCTCGATATGTCAGCGGTGCACGTGCCCACGAACGTGTATGAACGCGCTTCGAGTGTCATCCGGGCGATTAAGTGGTCCGAGACGCTTGATCGCACTTTCATCAGCAATTACGAGCTGGACCCGTCGTTGTCCTGGCAATACTTCGGCAGCGCGACCGGTTTCATGCGTCAATATCCTGCCATAAGTTGGCCCATGGAGCAGGTGGATTTGTTCGACTGCAGAACGAGGAGCTGGTACATCGAAGCGGCTACCAGTCCGAAAGATATTCTCATCCTGATGGACACGTCCGGTAGTATGACCGGTATGCGGCGGGAGATCGCCAAGCATGTGATAAACAACATCCTTGACACTCTCGGTAACAATGATTTCGTCAACATCATTACATTCTCCAACGAGACTAAAGAG GTAGTGCCGTGCTTCAGTAATACCTTGGTCCAAGCTAATCTGGCGAATATACGAGAGTTGAAGCGAGCCATCTCGGATCTCAATACGGAGCAGATTGCCAACTTCTCTCTGGCTTTGACGACCGCTTTTCAATTGCTCGAAACATTCCGCGACGAGCAATTGAAGGGTGCTAGATGCAATCAAGCAATCATGCTGATCACCGACGGCGTACCATACAACTACAAGGAGATCTTTGAGGAGTATAACTGGAAGGGTCTGGACGACCCTTCGAAGGCCGATATGCCTGTCAGAGTATTCACCTATCTGATCGGTCGGGAGGTGGCAGATGTCCGGGAGGTGCAGTGGATGGCTTGCGCCAATAGAGGATTCTACGTACATTTATGCACCCCGGCGGAAGTCAGAGAAGAG GTGTTGAAATATGTGCCGGTGATGGCGAGGCCCTTGGTATTGGGCCGTACAGATCATCCGACCATCTGGACACCCGTCTACGCCGACGTGACGGATCCGAAAATGACCGACTGGATGTGGGAGCAGCACGAAAGTGAGGAGCAGAAGGAGCTTGTCTTCTGGTTTAACAGGAGAAAGAAGTACCCCAACATGGAGGAACAGGATCGGCGATACGTGAAGAAGCAGAAGCGGTGGTACGATCAGACCAGCGGGTTGCAAAAATACAAACTAATGACCTCGGTCAGCATGCCAGTGTTTGATCGACGTGAAAACGCG ACGATGATTGCCAATCTCCTTGGTGTCGCTGGCACGGACGTATCGATCGAAGAAATCCAGAAATTGATGATTCCACACATG CTCGGCGTCAACGGTTATGCCTTTATCGTGACCAACAATGGTTTCATCCTGATTCATCCCGATCTTCGACCAGTG TTCCAGGGTATTTTAAAGCCGGCATATAATAGCGTCGATATGGCAGAAGTTGAGCTAGTGGATAACGATAAGGGCCCCAGAGATTTCGCCAACGGACTCATTgtg ATGCGTAACAAAGTGGTGAATCAGACGACTGGTAATTCGATCCTTTACACAAAGTATCATTACGATGACATG AAACGTGTCGGCAGAGTAAAGAGAAAATACGATTACATGGGAATAACGGACACTCCATTCACAGTAGTGGTCAGTTTGCCCGAGCACGATTCTGAAAATTACCGCGTGCACGCTATCGAGGAGATACATCGATCTCACGCTAAAG GGAAAAACGTGACAGATTACTTTGCGGGTAGTAACTGGCGGGTGCACCCCGATTGGATGTATTGCAA GTATCACTACGAGGGTGAACACAGGTTCAATTCCTCGGAGTTGCAGCTCCTACATTTTCTGGAGCGTACCCGCCTACCAGGCTGGAAGTGGATCGACTTGAAGCAACGATCCCCACCGCCGGAACACACCGCTGCGAGTCCTAGTCATAACTCTCTTC CTAATTCCTACAAGGCCGACAGGAACTCGTACTATTGCGACAGGAATCTGCTGCTCAGTCTGGTATACGATGCTAAGGCAACCGAGTGGTTCGCCCAGCAAATCCCACCGAATCCCAGCACCAAGGATCCAACAGA ACCTTTAGCTAGGCTGATGAATCAGATGACCAG GCAGCAGTTCAAACAACGCTTCGGGGTGGTCCTGGCGTTTATGGCCACGCATAGCGGACTGACCAGGTGGCAAGATATTCTCCCATTAGATGAGGGTACGCTGCCGGAGGATCATTTCAGTAACCTGTATCCTCATGCTATTGATGAAGTATGGTATAAGCGAGCGGTCGAGCAGTACTACGTAGACCCAGACAGTTTCGTTTTTTCCGTGCCGATCGATGATGAAGGTGCCGACAACACCACTCTAGTCACTGCCAGCCGTGCTGTATTTATCA AAAAGAAGGCGCCAGCCGTAGTGGTCGGCTTCCAATTCCAGCACACTGCCTTGCAAGCGCTTCTCCAGAATATAACGTTTAATTGTGACGGTAATTGCGATGGTAATAAGCACTGCGGCGACGTCTGGGCATGTTATCTTATTGACAATAACGGCTACATAATCGCTGCCGGGGACAAGACAAGCAACGCCGGTAAATTTTTCGGCGATGTCAGAGGTCCGATAATGAGCAGCTTAGTCAAAGATGGTGTTTTTGAGAGAATAAGGATCTTTGATTATCAGGCGGTATGCTTCAAGAGTCCGCCAACCAACAACGCCGGCAACATTCTTCTCACT CCATGGAAGCATTTCCTGAGAGCATTGTCGTGGATGGTTGGTCAAGCCGCTTGGGCTTGGGCGAAGATGGGCATATTGGAATCTGATGACGCGGAAGTGTATAGCTACGTTAGCGACGATGAATCAGCCGTTCACGAGGATTATCACGAGGGCGACGACAAACTTCCGCCGCTTGAGCCAAATTACGAGAGATTATACTTTGACCGAACTGTTGTGATGAACCGTACACGCCCGGAAGTTTGCGATCAAGAG GTGTACTTGTATCTACGCAACGTCTCGTTCAATGCATTCGATAAAGACGTGGATGAAAATTGCGAGCAGCGATGGTATATGGTGCAGCCGGTGACTAATACCAGCATGTTGTTGGTAGTGGTAAACAACAACTGTGGCGAAACAAAGTTCCCGACACTCAGCATTAACCCCGAGGAAGTGATCTACGAGAATAACACGCTAGTCTGCCAAAAGGCGCTTGCCGGCCTTGAGCGAGAGCGACCAGAGTCCTGTATACGGTGGCATTCTCGCGAGAGCGAGATCACGGAGCATCAGTGTGGCTTGGCGACAAGCACCAGATCGAACCTGTTCCTTTTGATGTTGTTGCTAATGTGCGCGCTAGCCGGAAAAAGTACCTTCCTCCTCGGCTAA